The nucleotide sequence ACCTTTTGCTGCAGTTGGTTTTAATTTAATTAATGTTTGGATAATTTCAGATGCGTTTTCTTGAATTTGGTCAGCACCAAAAGATACTTTACCAATACCTGCGTGAACAATACCTGTTTTGTCAACTTTAAAGTCAATTTTACCAGATTTTACTTCTTGTACCGCTTTAGCAACATCCATTGTTACAGTACCTGTTTTAGGGTTAGGCATTAAACCACGAGGTCCTAAAATACGACCTAACGGACCTAATTTACCCATTACTGCAGGCATTGTAATAATAACATCGATATCTGTCCAACCGTCTTTGATTTTTTGCAGATAATCATCTAAACCTACGTGGTCTGCACCAGCAGCTTTAGCTTCTGCTTCTTTGTCTGGAGTAACTAATGCTAATACTCTTACATCTTTACCTGTACCGTGTGGTAATGTTACAACCCCACGCACCATTTGATTTGCTTTACGTGGATCTACACCCAAACGTACTGCAATATCAACAGACTCATCAAATTTTGCAGAAGCAATATCTTTAATTAATGCAGAAGCATCTTTTAAAGAATATAATTTGTTCTTCTCAATTTTTGCTGCAGCCTCTTTTTGCTTTTTTGTCAATTTTGCCATTTCTTCTTTTCTTTAAGATTAAAAAGGAGCGTTTCCTGTTACCGTGATTCCCATAGAACGTGCAGTTCCTGCAACCATAGACATAGCTTTCTCAATTTCGAATGCGTTTAAGTCGGCCATTTTGTCTTCAGCAATTGCTTTCACTTGATCCCATGTAATAGAAGCAACTTTTTTACGGTTTGGTTGCCCAGAACCTGATTTTAATTTTGCAGCTTCTAATAATTGAACAGCAGCAGGCGGCGTTTTAACAACAAAGTCAAAAGATTTGTCTTTGTAAACTGTAATCTGTACTGGTAAAACTTTTCCTGGTTTATCCTGTGTTCTAGCATTAAATTGCTTACAGAATTCCATGATGTTAACTCCAGCAGCCCCCAAAGCAGGTCCAACCGGTGGCGAAGGATTCGCAGCACCTCCCTTAACTTGTAGTTTAACTACTTTACTAATTTCTTTTGCCATTTTTAAAAAAATTTAGCACATCTTTCAATTGGAAGCGATTGATGTGTATGTAACAATTATATTTTCTCTACTTGTGTGAAGCTTAATTCCAGTGGTGTTTTTCTTCCAAAAATTTTCACCATTACTTCAAGCTTGCGTTTGTCTTCGTTCACTTTTTCTATAGTTCCGTTGAAACCATTAAAAGGACCATCGACTACTTTTACTGTTTCACCAATTTCATAAGGAATTAATCCTGTATCAACTGAAACAGCTAATTCATCTACTTTACCAAGCATGCGGTTTACTTCTGCCTGTCTTAAGGGCACAGGATCACCACCACGGGTTTCGCCTAAGAAACCAATTACACCTGCAATAGATTTTATGATATGTGGTAATTCACCGGTTAAGTTTGCTTCTATCATTACATAACCTGGAAAATAAATACGTTCTTTTGTAATTTTTTTTCCGTCGCGTTGTGAAACTACCTTTTCGGTTGGAACTAAAACTTGTGACAAGTAATCTTCCATACCCAAACGTACAATTTCACTTTCTATGTAACCTTTTACTTTGTTTTCTTGACCGCTTACCGCTCTTACTACATACCATTTTTTTATGTTACTTTCTGTCATCTTCTTTTAAATTTATGAATTTAAAAGGTTGAAGAAGCCAGCAAGAGCATCTGCAAACAAAGTATCCACTCCCCATATAGCTAACGAAAGCACAACAGTAAAGATTGTAACGATAATTGTATAACGTTGTACCTCTTCCCATGGTGTCCAAGTAACATTAGATTTTAACTCGGTAAACGCATCTGATATATAATTAACTACTTTTGCCATAAGATTTGTTTTTGCACGGGTGGAGGGATTCGAACCCCCATCAACGGTTTTGGAGACCGCTATTCTACCCTTGAACTACACCCGTTTGTTAAAAAGTCGGCAGTAATCTACCGACTTTAATTAATATAATTTAAAACTGTAATTAGTCTAAAATTTCAGTTACCTGACCAGCACCTACTGTACGACCACCTTCGCGGATAGCGAAACGTAAACCAACAGATAAAGCGATTGGTTGTAACAACTCAACAGTAATTGTTAAGTTATCTCCTGGCATAACCATATCAGTACCTTCTGGTAATTGGATTGTTCCAGTTACGTCAGTTGTACGAACGTAGAACTGAGGGCGGTAGTTGTTATGGAATGGAGTGTGACGTCCACCTTCTTCTTTTTTCAAGATATAAACCTCTGCTTTAAATTTAGCGTGTGGTTTAACTGAACCTGGCTTAACGATAACCATACCACGACGGATATCAGCTTTGTCGATACCACGTAATAATAAACCTACGTTATCACCTGCTTCACCACGGTCTAAGATTTTACGGAACATCTCAACCCCTGTAATTGTAGAAGTTAATTTGTCAGCTCCCATACCAATGATTTCAACTGGATCACCTGTGTTAGCAATACCTGTTTCGATACGACCTGTAGCAACAGTTCCACGACCTGTAATTGTAAACACGTCTTCAACTGGCATTAAGAATGGTTTTTCAGTATCACGAATTGGCTCTTCAATCCACTCATCAACAGCAGCCATTAAGCTCATAACTGTTTCAACCCATTTTGGTTCACCGTTTAATGCACCTAAAGCAGACCCTTGGATAACTGGTCCGTTGTCACCATCATATTCATAGAATGATAATAAGTCACGGATTTCCATTTCTACTAACTCTAATAATTCAGCATCGTCAACCATGTCAACTTTGTTCATGAATACAACCATACGAGGAATACCAACCTGGCGACCTAATAAGATGTGCTCACGAGTTTGTGGCATTGGACCATCTGTAGCAGCAACTACTAAGATAGCACCGTCCATTTGTGCAGCACCAGTAACCATGTT is from Flavobacterium dauae and encodes:
- the rplA gene encoding 50S ribosomal protein L1, producing the protein MAKLTKKQKEAAAKIEKNKLYSLKDASALIKDIASAKFDESVDIAVRLGVDPRKANQMVRGVVTLPHGTGKDVRVLALVTPDKEAEAKAAGADHVGLDDYLQKIKDGWTDIDVIITMPAVMGKLGPLGRILGPRGLMPNPKTGTVTMDVAKAVQEVKSGKIDFKVDKTGIVHAGIGKVSFGADQIQENASEIIQTLIKLKPTAAKGTYIKSIHISSTMSPAIALDPKAV
- the rplK gene encoding 50S ribosomal protein L11; amino-acid sequence: MAKEISKVVKLQVKGGAANPSPPVGPALGAAGVNIMEFCKQFNARTQDKPGKVLPVQITVYKDKSFDFVVKTPPAAVQLLEAAKLKSGSGQPNRKKVASITWDQVKAIAEDKMADLNAFEIEKAMSMVAGTARSMGITVTGNAPF
- the nusG gene encoding transcription termination/antitermination protein NusG; this encodes MTESNIKKWYVVRAVSGQENKVKGYIESEIVRLGMEDYLSQVLVPTEKVVSQRDGKKITKERIYFPGYVMIEANLTGELPHIIKSIAGVIGFLGETRGGDPVPLRQAEVNRMLGKVDELAVSVDTGLIPYEIGETVKVVDGPFNGFNGTIEKVNEDKRKLEVMVKIFGRKTPLELSFTQVEKI
- the secE gene encoding preprotein translocase subunit SecE, with product MAKVVNYISDAFTELKSNVTWTPWEEVQRYTIIVTIFTVVLSLAIWGVDTLFADALAGFFNLLNS
- the tuf gene encoding elongation factor Tu — encoded protein: MAKESFDRSKPHLNIGTIGHVDHGKTTLTAAITKVLSDAGLSEAKSFDQIDNAPEEKERGITINTSHVEYATANRHYAHVDCPGHADYVKNMVTGAAQMDGAILVVAATDGPMPQTREHILLGRQVGIPRMVVFMNKVDMVDDAELLELVEMEIRDLLSFYEYDGDNGPVIQGSALGALNGEPKWVETVMSLMAAVDEWIEEPIRDTEKPFLMPVEDVFTITGRGTVATGRIETGIANTGDPVEIIGMGADKLTSTITGVEMFRKILDRGEAGDNVGLLLRGIDKADIRRGMVIVKPGSVKPHAKFKAEVYILKKEEGGRHTPFHNNYRPQFYVRTTDVTGTIQLPEGTDMVMPGDNLTITVELLQPIALSVGLRFAIREGGRTVGAGQVTEILD